TGGTCACGTGACCATCGCCGCAGGTGGGAGGGCCTGTCATGCCTGTCACGGCTGACAGGGTGTCGCGTTCGTTGACCGGTCACGCCGGTCACCGTGACCGACGGCGCCCTCAACGGCGAGGAGGCTCGCCGGGGGAGACGACGACGGCCCGGAGGCGCCCGGCGCGACCTTCCCCGTCGCGCCGACCGTCCCGGGCCGTCGTCGAGCACTCGACCACACGCCTCCGACACGACCCCGTCAGGACGCCCGGACCTCGACGAGGAGGTCGAGCAGGACGTCCGGCGGGGCCCACCCGGAGGGACGCCCGTCGACGGGGGAGCGGTCGAGGGGGACGACGGTCACGCCGTGCATCGCGAGACCGGTCGCGAGGTCCTCGGCGAGGAGGTCGTCGTCGCCCAGGCGCAGGACCCGGCGCCGGTCGACCTCGTCGAGGGCCGACCACCACGCCCGGACGCCGTCGGCCTGGGTCACGACCGGTGGCAGGAGCAGGCGCAGGGACGGGACGCGTCCTCCTCCTCGACGCCCCGGCACTCTCCGTGCCGACGGCCCAGGCACGCCCAGGTCGCGACGGGGGTCAGGTCGACGAGGAGGTCGTCGGCGACCCGGACCGCGGCCCGTGCGTCGGCGGCGGTCGGGAACTCCGCCGGGCGCAGGTTGTCGGGCAGGCGGGCCGCCCACTCCGCGTACGAGCGGTCCGCCTCGATCGCGGCGATCCGGCGATCGTGGTCCGTCGGTCCGGGAGGAACGGGGGAGGGGCGCGTCACTAGACGAGGGTCGCCCCGCGTCGCCGGGATCGGCAAGGTCCGCACGAGGGGTCCGCGACACTAACCGCTTCGGCATGGTGCCCTCGACGTAGCACCTACCCAGTCGTCCCGAGGAGGACCCATGCCCACCACACGCACCGTCACGTGCCCGGACTGCCAGCGTTCCGGCGCACGCGTCACCGTGAACACGGTCGACTCGCACCAGAAGGACGAGCCGGTCTGCGAGATCGTCGCCGGGTTCGCGTGCCCGCGCGGCTGCCAACCGCCGTTCGACACGATCCCGCTCCGCTGAGGTCGAACAGGACCTCCTAGACGGCCTCGGCCCGAACACGGAGGGCGAGGCCGGCGGGCACTGAACGTGACCGGTCGCTCCGGGAACAGCCGGAAAATCGTGCGCGTTCACAGTCACGACGGGCGACAGCAGGTCGCCCACGGTCAGGTCTTCTGGAGGTAGGTGCCTGCTCATGTGACGCCCCCGGGCATCGGGGGGTCTCCCGTCGCGTTCGTCGCGTCGGGTGTCTCGTCATAGGAGCCACTGTGCGCCGTCTCGACCCGTTCGTCCGCTTCATCGTCGCCGCCATCGTCGGCATGTGCGTCTACGCCGTGCTCGTTCCGGGGGCCAACATCGCCGCCCTCGGTCTCGTCGCCGGGGTCCTGATCGCCCTCACTCCCCTCGTGCGCGCTCTGACAGGCGGGAACGATCCCGACCCGGACGAGTAGGCCGAACCGTGGCGGTCACACGACGCGGAGGGAGAAATCGCCTCCCGAGCTAGCGACTCTGCGACCCCTCGCGAGGGGTCCCCCGCCATACCCCTTCGGGGGTCGTCACCACTCCCGCGACGGCCCGACCGTCCGCTCCCACTCGCGCATGGCGACGGCGACCTCGGCGCGCGTGCGGGGCAGGACGGGACCGGTGATCCGTGCGCCCTTGCTCCGGTTGCACGACCTGTGCGCGGGGCGGAGGTTCTCCTCGTTGTCGCCGCCGCCGCGGGAGTACGGGACGACGTGGTCGACCTCGTTCGCGCCCGGCAGGCCGCACAGGTGACAGACCGTCGAGCGCGCCAGGACGCGCGCCCGTGCCTTCTTCCACTCGTTCGTGCCGGTCCTCGACGTCGTCATCGCCGCCCCCTCGTGGACGTCGTGGCGGCGTCCGGCGCGGCGCCCTCGACGTGGTCGGCCTCGACGTCGACGGCCTGGTCCTTGACGGGTGCGCGCCGGTCGAGGCGCCGGGCGATCCGCTCCGTGTAGGCGTCGTGGTCGGCGGCCTCGACGACGTCGAGGGTCGGCAGGCGTCGGCGGGTCTGACGGGTGGGGCGGGTCCGGCGTGGCACGGGGGCCTCCTCGACGGCGGGGGGGGGTCGGGGGGTGCAGGTGGGGGTGGGGGTGTGGGTGTGTCCCGCCTCCCGGGTGGACGCCCGGGAGGCGGGGGGACCGGCTACCCGCCGAACGACGACCGGGGCCGGACAACCGCCCGGGGGCGGTCCCTCGTCGCCGGTCGTGCGTGCGTGATCCCGGCGGAGGTGGTGGGGGCCGACCACCTCCGCCCGCCCGCGTCTGAGAGGACACGGGGCGGGCGGAGGCGTCGGACTCGTCGACCCGACCCCGGGCCCGCCCGGGGTGCGTGAGAGGGGTCAACGCGAACCGGGCCGCCGTCGGGCACTGACAAGGGTGACGGCGGCCCGGAGGCTCAGGAGGTCGTGACCTTGACGCGCGCGATGCGCTTGGGGTTGGCGAACCCGAACCCGGCGCGCATGACGGCGCGGACGGCGATGCGGTCGGAGGTGAAGAACGCCGACCCGTCGACCTCGACGCGGGTGTCCTCGCGCAGGACGAGGAACGTCACGAGCTTGTCGACGCCGTAGATCGTCCCGGGCGCGATCGACGGGGACACGAGGACCGGGCGGCCCTCGATCGTCCGGCGTGCGGCCTGGGTCGGGTCGGCGGACAGGAGCGGGACGACGGAGTTCGTCTCCGCCTTCAGCTTGCCCAGGGCGAGGGCGTCGTTCGGGTGGGCCAACCATGCCGTGATCGAACCGCCCTCGACCTCGACCATCGAGGCCGCTTCGGCGAACGCGTCGAGACTGTCGCCGTTGGCGAACGCGCCGGACTTCGTCACGAGGGACACGTCCGCGTCCTTCAGGGACGCGAGGCCCTTCGGCGCCGGGGACGCGAGGTTCCCGGCGAACGCGGCATCGAGCTTGCGGGCGATGTCACGGGCGAGGCCGTTACCGATCGAGGTCGTCGCGGCGGGAGAGGTGTCGTCGGCGGCCTCGCGAGAAACCGACACGAGACCGGCCACCTTCGACGGCGTCACGACGAGTTCGTCGAGGCCCATCGTCGAGAGGGGAATCTCCGCCTCCTCCGCGACCCACCCGGTCGTCGGGTCGGACGTCACGAGCGGGATGCGGAGCGAGTTCGAGGCGGTCGACTGAACCGTCGTCGCCTGGGCCGCGATCGCCTGGGCAAGAGCAGGTTTGATGACGAGGTCGG
This window of the Kineococcus rhizosphaerae genome carries:
- a CDS encoding phage major capsid protein — encoded protein: MPNNTTNTAAILRPEQVADLVIKPALAQAIAAQATTVQSTASNSLRIPLVTSDPTTGWVAEEAEIPLSTMGLDELVVTPSKVAGLVSVSREAADDTSPAATTSIGNGLARDIARKLDAAFAGNLASPAPKGLASLKDADVSLVTKSGAFANGDSLDAFAEAASMVEVEGGSITAWLAHPNDALALGKLKAETNSVVPLLSADPTQAARRTIEGRPVLVSPSIAPGTIYGVDKLVTFLVLREDTRVEVDGSAFFTSDRIAVRAVMRAGFGFANPKRIARVKVTTS
- a CDS encoding HNH endonuclease; translated protein: MTTSRTGTNEWKKARARVLARSTVCHLCGLPGANEVDHVVPYSRGGGDNEENLRPAHRSCNRSKGARITGPVLPRTRAEVAVAMREWERTVGPSREW